In one Nicotiana sylvestris chromosome 8, ASM39365v2, whole genome shotgun sequence genomic region, the following are encoded:
- the LOC104236532 gene encoding protein ENHANCED DISEASE RESISTANCE 2-like isoform X3, which yields MVNMTSASISKKSRSELGTSHHRTASLDLVHAANRNASMMDDFSDEHEDFQGVDQEVMPPSFENEMKKTALEEPLEQIDLSIFSGNLRNNDNDGGRNCWRISDGNNFRVRSRNFCYDKLKIPGGKHLMDLVSVDWFKDTKRMDHVARRPGCAVQGSWIVRQSVGSTPCLLGKAVDCNYIRGPTYLEWQMAFWGL from the exons ATGGTTAACATGACATCAGCATCTATCTCCAAGAAGAGTCGAAGCGAATTAGGGACTTCTCATCACCGTACTGCGTCCTTGGACCTAGTACATGCTGCAAATAGAAATGCTTCAATGATGGATGATTTCTCTGatgagcatgaagattttcaaggGGTCGATCAGGAG GTAATGCCACCCAGCTTTGAAAATGAAATGAAGAAAACTG CCCTTGAAGAACCTTTGGAGCAAATTGATTTGTCCATTTTCTCGGGTAACCTTCGAAATAATGACAATGATGGTGGACGTAATTGCTGGAGAATATCTGATGGAAATAACTTTCGAGTTCGTAGCAGGAATTTTTGTTATGACAAATTAAAG ATTCCTGGGGGTAAACATTTAATGGATCTTGTTTCGGTTGACTGGTTCAAAGATACTAAACGCATGGACCATGTTGCCAGGCGGCCTGGTTGTGCAGTACAA GGATCCTGGATTGTGCGTCAGAGTGTTGGAAGTACCCCTTGTTTACTGGGGAAAGCAGTTGATTGCAACTATATCCGCGGGCCTACATATTTGGAA TGGCAAATGGCGTTCTGGGGCTTGTGA